From one Takifugu rubripes chromosome 14, fTakRub1.2, whole genome shotgun sequence genomic stretch:
- the tsc22d3 gene encoding TSC22 domain family protein 3 isoform X2, giving the protein MSTEMFAKTPMEVAVYQLHNFSISFFSSLLGGDVVSVKLDNSASGASVVAIDNKIEQAMDLVKNHLMYAVREEVEILKEQIKELAEKNNQLERENYLLKNLASPEQLEKFQSRIPTDVLLDNQSSQGSTEQQQQQQQTCISTGSAV; this is encoded by the exons ATGAGCACAGAGATGTTCGCCAAAACACCCATGGAAGTGGCCGTCTACCAGTTGCATAacttctccatctctttcttctCGTCTCTCCTCGGAGGGGACGTGGTTTCGGTCAAACTTGACAACAG cgCCTCTGGTGCTAGCGTGGTGGCCATTGACAACAAGATTGAACAGGCAATG GATCTCGTCAAGAACCACTTGATGTACGCCGTGCGCGAGGAGGTGGAGATCCTCAAGGAGCAGATCAAAGAGCTGGCGGAGAAGAACAaccagctggagagggagaacTACCTTCTGAAGAACCTGGCCAGTCCTGAACAGCTGGAGAAGTTCCAGTCCCGCATCCCAACCGATGTGCTGCTGGACAATCAGAGCAGCCAGGGGagcacagaacagcagcagcagcagcagcagacctgcATCAGCACTGGCTCTGCTGTGTAA
- the tsc22d3 gene encoding TSC22 domain family protein 3 isoform X1, with protein sequence MSDDDCLSPIGLDCCNCCLDLANGCVDAMSTSPTQGLGTTEGLPASPSSPSVNHFRQLRNQLMYQNLNTDKLNNIMRQDSLESVVRDPCFLLNEGICNSNIDQTMLSILLFFHSASGASVVAIDNKIEQAMDLVKNHLMYAVREEVEILKEQIKELAEKNNQLERENYLLKNLASPEQLEKFQSRIPTDVLLDNQSSQGSTEQQQQQQQTCISTGSAV encoded by the exons ATGTCAGACGATGACTGCCTCTCGCCCATCGGCCTGGACTGTTGCAACTGCTGCTTGGACTTGGCCAACGGCTGTGTTGACGCCATGTCCACCAGCCCAACCCAAGGCCTGGGCACTACAGAAGGTCTTCCAGCAAGCCCCTCCAGCCCCAGCGTCAACCACTTCCGTCAGCTGCGCAACCAGCTGATGTACCAGAACCTGAACACGGACAAGCTGAACAACATCATGAGGCAGGACTCCCTGGAATCGGTGGTGAGGGACCCCTGCTTCCTCCTCAACGAGGGCATCTGCAACAGCAACATTGACCAGACCATGCTGTCAATTCTGCTCTTCTTCCACAG cgCCTCTGGTGCTAGCGTGGTGGCCATTGACAACAAGATTGAACAGGCAATG GATCTCGTCAAGAACCACTTGATGTACGCCGTGCGCGAGGAGGTGGAGATCCTCAAGGAGCAGATCAAAGAGCTGGCGGAGAAGAACAaccagctggagagggagaacTACCTTCTGAAGAACCTGGCCAGTCCTGAACAGCTGGAGAAGTTCCAGTCCCGCATCCCAACCGATGTGCTGCTGGACAATCAGAGCAGCCAGGGGagcacagaacagcagcagcagcagcagcagacctgcATCAGCACTGGCTCTGCTGTGTAA